One Chitinispirillum alkaliphilum genomic window carries:
- a CDS encoding 50S ribosomal protein L35p, with the protein MPKMKSRSAAKKRFSLTANGHVKRKKAFKSHILNKKSTKRKRNLRQPALVSKDVEKKVRSMISV; encoded by the coding sequence ATGCCTAAGATGAAAAGTCGCTCAGCGGCGAAAAAACGTTTCAGTCTTACTGCAAACGGTCACGTTAAGAGAAAAAAGGCTTTTAAGAGTCATATTCTCAATAAAAAAAGCACAAAACGCAAACGTAACCTCCGCCAGCCAGCACTGGTTTCAAAAGATGTGGAGAAAAAAGTACGTTCAATGATCAGTGTATAA
- a CDS encoding capsular exopolysaccharide family protein EpsD encodes MLASGRLSTLEEQMLPGIKLIYSEEFLRNPHSFSFAISSMSDAIEWLYYGLKISPPDARRQIFHIEVSLKGKDYPLIAEILNTVADAYVERRQQFQIRKTERMLQTLQVQHDKAWQNLSEADIQLKNFRTNNPTVGLTRSTQQTVDNLIAMETSVSSTRDIVENARELLAKISQASGLNRIQSGEEILVFLNQQRSTSGAVLQMELHRLRAELRTLKVNYSSSHPIIQEKQANIEHTLLKVIRELQSFISKSESEINQKTANMRNLSSKLQNLPGTEMELAELERQHRISSEIYTVVLDRYNQAKISQTIEMADVYILDYAVPPIPPPPDYMKMLAICLAVGLLGAFGPPVVFDMTNKTVRTEFELRKMAPYTVLETIPKVGPAKSSRRNKEGGEEVKKQKGKSANGSYQTERADMLLTSDYRNDCTKELLRSLRSKVLMMLEPESDKSMVVSSLDAEAGKSIIAANLAMFIALQGKKTLLIDGDLRKGVCHQLFGVEKSPGFYHILKPHNPDNLNCEDENTLEISNLTEEQVTKKTVMSAIRSTHINNLHIIPCGDHSKNSSELLSSMRFKKTKEILSSMYEVIIFDSPPLGAVCDAAVINECFPKYLFVVKAGETNIVHLKNKIGEYPALEEKIAGVVLNCGYIGSLRKYYKYLE; translated from the coding sequence GTGCTTGCCAGTGGAAGGCTCTCAACTCTTGAAGAGCAGATGCTTCCAGGGATAAAACTGATCTACAGTGAAGAATTTCTGCGCAACCCACACTCCTTCTCCTTTGCGATCTCCAGCATGTCAGACGCCATAGAGTGGCTTTATTACGGCCTGAAAATATCTCCCCCAGATGCCCGGAGGCAGATATTTCATATTGAAGTATCTCTGAAGGGGAAGGATTACCCGCTTATAGCTGAAATTCTGAACACTGTTGCCGATGCATATGTAGAAAGAAGACAGCAGTTTCAAATTAGGAAAACCGAAAGAATGCTCCAAACCCTGCAGGTTCAACACGACAAAGCGTGGCAAAACCTTTCGGAAGCAGATATTCAGCTGAAAAATTTCAGAACAAACAATCCAACTGTTGGGCTTACACGGAGCACTCAGCAGACAGTAGACAATCTGATTGCAATGGAAACATCGGTTTCCTCTACAAGAGATATTGTGGAAAATGCCAGGGAGCTTTTGGCAAAAATCAGTCAGGCCTCAGGTTTGAACAGAATACAGTCAGGTGAAGAGATACTTGTTTTCCTTAACCAGCAGAGAAGCACCTCCGGAGCTGTTTTACAGATGGAACTTCACAGACTACGGGCTGAACTTAGAACTCTGAAAGTAAACTACAGCAGCAGCCATCCTATTATTCAGGAAAAGCAAGCAAACATAGAGCACACCCTTCTTAAGGTCATCAGAGAACTGCAGTCATTTATATCAAAATCTGAAAGTGAAATAAATCAGAAAACAGCAAACATGAGAAATCTCTCCTCAAAACTCCAGAACCTTCCGGGAACTGAGATGGAGCTTGCAGAGCTGGAACGTCAGCACAGAATCAGTTCAGAAATCTATACTGTGGTATTGGACAGGTATAACCAGGCAAAAATATCCCAGACTATTGAAATGGCAGATGTCTATATATTGGACTATGCAGTTCCCCCGATTCCACCTCCACCAGATTATATGAAAATGCTGGCCATTTGTCTTGCAGTTGGTCTGCTTGGTGCATTTGGTCCCCCGGTTGTCTTTGACATGACAAATAAAACAGTACGCACCGAATTTGAATTGCGGAAAATGGCGCCTTACACAGTACTTGAAACCATTCCAAAAGTTGGTCCAGCAAAATCATCCAGGCGAAATAAAGAGGGGGGAGAAGAAGTTAAAAAACAAAAAGGCAAATCTGCTAACGGAAGTTATCAAACGGAAAGAGCTGATATGCTTCTTACCTCTGATTATCGCAATGACTGCACAAAGGAGCTTTTGAGATCCTTACGCAGTAAAGTATTGATGATGTTAGAACCTGAGAGTGATAAAAGTATGGTGGTAAGCAGTCTTGATGCCGAAGCGGGGAAATCGATAATAGCTGCTAATCTGGCCATGTTTATCGCACTGCAGGGCAAAAAAACACTGCTTATTGATGGGGATTTGCGAAAGGGGGTATGTCATCAGCTCTTTGGAGTAGAAAAGTCTCCAGGATTTTATCATATTCTTAAACCTCACAATCCAGATAATTTAAACTGTGAAGATGAAAATACGCTTGAAATTTCGAACTTAACTGAAGAGCAGGTTACAAAAAAAACTGTAATGTCCGCAATCAGATCCACACACATAAACAATTTACATATAATCCCCTGTGGAGATCACTCAAAGAACTCCTCTGAACTTCTTAGCTCTATGCGCTTCAAAAAAACAAAGGAGATTCTCTCTTCAATGTATGAAGTTATAATTTTTGATTCTCCGCCCCTCGGGGCAGTATGCGATGCAGCTGTGATTAATGAGTGTTTTCCAAAATATCTGTTTGTTGTTAAAGCGGGAGAAACAAACATTGTACACTTGAAAAACAAAATAGGAGAGTATCCGGCTTTGGAGGAGAAAATTGCGGGTGTGGTCTTAAACTGTGGCTATATCGGCTCTTTACGCAAGTATTATAAATATCTGGAGTAA
- a CDS encoding translation initiation factor IF-3 — protein MISPDGEALGILPIEDALSRAEDFGLDLVEVAPTASPPVCRIMDYGKFKYEKSKKAKEAKKKQHVVHLKEVKFHPKTDEHDFNFKMEHARKFILKGDRVKATVVFRGREIAHLDFGRQVLDRLDGCLSDIAQLETVAKMEGRNMISIYVPDKAKVKEYKRKIEIEKKKSQENNQ, from the coding sequence GTGATTTCACCGGACGGAGAAGCGCTTGGGATACTGCCCATTGAAGATGCACTGTCCAGAGCAGAGGACTTTGGTCTTGATCTTGTCGAAGTTGCACCTACTGCTTCTCCCCCTGTATGCCGTATAATGGATTACGGGAAATTTAAGTATGAAAAATCAAAAAAGGCCAAAGAGGCCAAAAAGAAGCAGCACGTAGTTCATCTTAAGGAGGTGAAATTTCACCCAAAAACTGATGAACACGATTTCAATTTTAAAATGGAACATGCCAGGAAATTTATTCTTAAAGGTGACAGAGTTAAGGCCACAGTAGTGTTCAGAGGCAGAGAAATTGCCCATCTTGATTTTGGAAGGCAGGTTCTGGATCGTCTGGACGGCTGTCTTTCGGATATCGCACAGCTTGAAACAGTGGCAAAAATGGAAGGGCGGAACATGATCTCCATATATGTTCCTGATAAAGCCAAGGTAAAAGAGTACAAACGGAAAATAGAGATTGAGAAAAAGAAATCACAGGAAAACAACCAATAA
- a CDS encoding Eight transmembrane protein EpsH: MFFYFYRNCLLPSPLPGYRVGAALIVLSLLLFLHRWFFIDSLSSNDQMFFSALTLVFFIVGLIVLFFGTEMLRKAPFPFVFLLFAAPLPEAVLNRVIFFLQISSAETVNLLFHLTGTEFIRTGSVFHLQDLSIHIAPECSGIRSSLSLFLAGIIAAELFLRKKRYRLLLLMSIVPITVFKNAVRIVALTLLSIHVDPSFLFGPLHTQGGKPIFVFALILLGGVLFALMRIEKSRKNVIVIRQKGVIEKVEVAGK, encoded by the coding sequence ATGTTCTTTTACTTCTACAGAAATTGTCTTCTGCCCTCCCCATTACCTGGTTACAGAGTGGGAGCAGCTCTGATTGTGCTGTCGTTGCTTTTATTTCTCCACAGATGGTTTTTTATCGATTCCTTAAGCAGCAATGACCAGATGTTTTTTTCCGCTCTAACACTTGTTTTCTTTATTGTAGGCCTTATTGTACTATTCTTTGGCACAGAGATGCTGCGTAAAGCACCGTTTCCATTTGTATTTCTTCTCTTTGCAGCTCCTTTACCAGAGGCTGTGCTGAACCGTGTGATTTTTTTTCTTCAGATAAGCAGTGCAGAAACCGTTAATCTGCTTTTCCATCTGACAGGTACTGAATTTATCAGAACGGGATCGGTGTTTCACCTTCAGGATTTAAGCATACATATTGCGCCTGAGTGCAGTGGAATTCGTTCCAGCTTGTCACTTTTCCTTGCAGGAATCATCGCTGCAGAGCTTTTCCTAAGGAAAAAGAGGTATAGGCTTCTTCTTTTGATGTCAATTGTACCGATTACGGTTTTCAAGAATGCGGTGCGCATTGTTGCTCTCACTTTGCTTTCCATACATGTGGATCCATCTTTTCTTTTCGGACCCCTTCACACCCAGGGCGGTAAACCAATATTTGTCTTTGCTCTAATACTCCTTGGGGGTGTGTTGTTTGCCCTGATGAGAATCGAGAAAAGCCGGAAAAATGTGATTGTGATCAGACAAAAGGGAGTGATTGAAAAAGTGGAGGTTGCAGGAAAATAG
- a CDS encoding Threonyl-tRNA synthetase produces the protein MNIILPDGKSFQAEENCTALDIAKAISPRLAKAAIACKINDELKDLSTPLKEDDRVSIITFDSPEGKEIFWHSSSHILAQAVQELFPDAKIAIGPAIENGFYYDFEMENPFTPEDLAKIEKRAKEIISQKVPLKRKEISIQEARETFRSKNEPYKLELLEDIEGEVSLYIQNDWADLCRGPHIPNTGYIKAFKLLNVAGAYWRGNEKNPMLQRIYGISFPKQSMLDEHLRLLEEAQKRDHRKLGKELDLFSFHQEGVGFPFWHPNGMVIYNAILDFVRKEHIKAGYQEIKTPVILNEELWRRSGHWDKYRENMYFTQIDETMHAVKPMNCPGGLLIYKNAAHSYREFPLKYCEFGLVHRHEKAGVLHGLFRARQFTQDDAHIFCLPDQIEEQIAEVIGFIMMIYKTFSFSEYRIELSTRPENYIGSLDIWEKAENALKNVLEDGDIDYQLNPGDGAFYGPKIDFHIRDVLRRSWQCGTIQLDFSMPERFDLEYTDADGEKKRPVMIHRALLGSMERFIGILLEHFGGDMPVWLSPVQCRVLPISDKYLDYATELKEKGRKAGIRIELDNRNEKIGYKIRDAELKKIPFMAIAGEKEQETGTVSLRRHTKGDLGTISADEFISELIRQSEIGFQE, from the coding sequence ATGAATATTATACTACCTGATGGAAAAAGTTTTCAAGCAGAGGAAAACTGTACAGCCTTGGATATTGCTAAAGCTATCAGTCCCCGGCTTGCCAAAGCAGCTATTGCCTGCAAAATCAATGATGAACTCAAAGATCTCTCCACGCCGCTAAAAGAAGATGATCGTGTTTCGATAATCACCTTCGATTCCCCTGAGGGAAAAGAGATATTCTGGCACTCCTCGTCCCATATTCTCGCCCAGGCGGTACAGGAGCTCTTCCCGGATGCAAAAATCGCTATCGGTCCGGCTATTGAAAACGGGTTTTATTACGATTTTGAGATGGAAAACCCCTTCACTCCTGAGGACCTTGCGAAGATAGAAAAGAGGGCAAAAGAGATAATCAGCCAGAAAGTCCCTCTTAAGCGCAAAGAGATCTCTATTCAGGAGGCACGTGAGACGTTCCGCAGTAAAAACGAACCTTATAAGCTTGAGTTGCTTGAAGATATTGAAGGTGAGGTTTCATTATATATACAAAATGACTGGGCAGATCTGTGTCGTGGTCCCCATATTCCCAATACCGGCTACATAAAGGCATTCAAATTGCTTAATGTAGCAGGGGCTTACTGGCGTGGAAATGAGAAGAATCCGATGCTTCAGCGCATCTACGGTATCTCCTTTCCTAAACAATCGATGCTTGATGAGCATCTTAGACTTCTTGAGGAAGCTCAAAAACGGGATCACCGTAAATTAGGCAAGGAACTGGATCTGTTTTCCTTTCATCAGGAGGGTGTAGGTTTTCCTTTCTGGCATCCAAACGGAATGGTCATCTATAACGCCATCCTCGACTTTGTCAGAAAAGAGCATATCAAAGCAGGTTATCAGGAGATTAAAACTCCAGTTATACTAAATGAGGAATTGTGGAGGAGAAGCGGACACTGGGACAAATACAGAGAAAATATGTATTTCACTCAGATAGATGAGACGATGCATGCGGTTAAGCCGATGAACTGTCCGGGTGGACTTTTGATATACAAAAATGCCGCACACTCATACAGGGAATTTCCCCTAAAGTATTGCGAGTTTGGATTAGTTCACCGCCATGAGAAAGCGGGAGTTCTCCACGGACTCTTCAGAGCAAGGCAGTTCACTCAGGATGATGCTCATATATTTTGTCTTCCCGATCAGATTGAGGAACAGATAGCTGAAGTTATCGGTTTTATAATGATGATCTATAAGACATTTAGTTTTAGTGAATACAGAATCGAGCTTTCAACCAGGCCCGAAAACTACATCGGATCACTGGATATCTGGGAAAAAGCGGAAAATGCACTTAAAAATGTACTGGAAGATGGCGATATCGACTATCAGCTCAATCCCGGAGACGGAGCTTTTTACGGGCCCAAAATTGATTTCCACATACGGGACGTACTCAGGCGCAGCTGGCAGTGCGGGACCATACAGCTTGACTTCAGCATGCCTGAGAGATTTGATCTTGAGTACACAGATGCAGACGGAGAGAAGAAAAGGCCGGTAATGATACACCGTGCACTGCTCGGTTCTATGGAGAGATTTATCGGAATACTGCTTGAGCACTTCGGTGGTGATATGCCTGTATGGCTATCTCCTGTCCAGTGCAGGGTACTCCCCATTTCAGATAAATATCTGGATTACGCAACTGAGCTCAAGGAGAAGGGCAGAAAAGCGGGGATAAGAATTGAGCTTGACAACAGGAATGAGAAGATCGGTTATAAGATACGAGATGCGGAACTGAAGAAAATCCCTTTCATGGCAATTGCAGGAGAAAAAGAACAGGAAACCGGAACAGTATCACTTCGACGCCACACTAAAGGTGATTTGGGCACCATTAGTGCAGATGAATTCATCTCTGAACTCATCCGGCAGTCTGAAATCGGTTTTCAGGAATAA
- a CDS encoding PEP-CTERM domain protein, whose translation MKASRFALLITLIISAAGYSDIIEYRFDGYSGHNPENIATGINQFTMGVEELDDNQVRFIFSNSGDQEAIITRILFKDDFKTLDFDNFEYITVVDGLSFDYIDDPHPQFSFGATSRALSTTPNKPLNGITTGESLGMLFTFTDDNTFNSLINSINNGQFDILLHAQSFSDGGSEQFSLSVPVPEPSTFALLTPGLIILILANYKKIKKFN comes from the coding sequence ATGAAAGCCTCAAGATTTGCATTGCTGATCACTCTGATCATTTCCGCAGCTGGCTATTCCGATATCATCGAATACCGCTTTGATGGTTATTCAGGTCATAACCCAGAAAATATTGCCACAGGTATAAATCAGTTTACAATGGGAGTAGAGGAGCTTGATGATAATCAGGTCAGGTTTATCTTTTCAAATTCTGGTGATCAAGAGGCAATAATCACAAGAATTCTCTTTAAAGATGATTTTAAAACTCTGGACTTTGATAACTTTGAGTATATCACCGTTGTGGACGGACTGTCTTTTGATTACATTGACGATCCACACCCCCAGTTTAGTTTCGGAGCTACATCCAGAGCTTTATCAACAACACCCAACAAACCCCTAAATGGTATAACTACCGGAGAGTCACTTGGAATGTTGTTTACTTTTACCGATGACAATACATTCAATTCCCTTATTAACTCAATCAATAACGGGCAGTTTGATATTTTGCTCCATGCTCAGTCCTTTTCTGATGGTGGAAGCGAGCAGTTTTCACTCTCTGTCCCGGTTCCGGAACCTTCGACTTTCGCTTTGTTAACACCCGGATTAATTATTCTCATTTTGGCTAACTACAAAAAAATCAAAAAGTTTAATTAG